In Methanoregula formicica SMSP, the DNA window TACGGGAACAAACCCTTTGATGGCGATCCGCGGTATACCCTCCATAAGGCGATTGCCGAAGCTGCGAAGATGGGTTTCACGTTCAATACCGGCCCCGAACTTGAGTTTTTCCTGTTCCGGATGTTCAATGGTCTCCCGACCACCGAGTTCGAGGACCATGGGGATTATTTTGACCTTGCACCTACCGATTCGGCAGAGGATGTCCGCCGTGATGTTGTTCTCGCGCTCAGCGATATGGGATTCGAGATCGAGGCGTCCCACCACGAGGTTGCAGACAGCCAGCACGAGATCGACTTCAAGTATGGCGATGCCCTTACCACTGCTGACCGGGTCATTACGTTCAAGTTTGCGACCAAGTCCATCGCCCTGCAGTATGGTCTCCATGCGTCTTTCATGGCAAAACCGATCGCAGGAATCGCCGGGAGCGGGATGCACACACACGGTTCGCTTTCGAAGAACGGGAAAAATGCGTTCTATGACCCGAACGCAGAACTCCAGCTCTCGGACACCGCGATGTATTACATCGGTGGTATCCTGAAACATGCAAGGGCGATCACCCGCCTTGCAAACCCGACCATCAACTCGTACAAACGTCTGGTCCCCGGGTACGAGGCCCCGTGTTATATCTCGTGGAGTGCTGCCAACCGCACGGCACTCGTCCGCGTCCCGGCCGCCCGCGGCAACAGCACCCGTGCCGAGTTCCGGAGCCCGGATCCCATGTGCAACCCGTACCTGACCTTTGCTGCAATGCTGGCAGCTGGTCTTGATGGGATCAAGAACAAGATCATGCCCCCGGAGATGACAAACTCCAACATCTACCACATGGATGAGAAGACGCGGAAGAAGAACAAGATCGAAATGCTGCCCGGAAGCCTCATGGAGTCCAATGCCGCCCTTGTGAAAGACGATGTGCTCTGCAAAATTCTCGGGGAACACGTTGTCTCGAACCTGACACGCATTGCGGAAATGGAGACCGAATCCTTCAACCTTGCTGTCCACCCGTGGGAACTGGACCGGTACCTGGCA includes these proteins:
- the glnA gene encoding type I glutamate--ammonia ligase encodes the protein MASNKPAAVTKILKRIESDKVKFIRLQFTDIQGQPKNVSIPAIQAEKALTEGIWFDGSSIEGFARVEESDMILKPDVATYAVLPWRQAEAKVARFICDIQTYGNKPFDGDPRYTLHKAIAEAAKMGFTFNTGPELEFFLFRMFNGLPTTEFEDHGDYFDLAPTDSAEDVRRDVVLALSDMGFEIEASHHEVADSQHEIDFKYGDALTTADRVITFKFATKSIALQYGLHASFMAKPIAGIAGSGMHTHGSLSKNGKNAFYDPNAELQLSDTAMYYIGGILKHARAITRLANPTINSYKRLVPGYEAPCYISWSAANRTALVRVPAARGNSTRAEFRSPDPMCNPYLTFAAMLAAGLDGIKNKIMPPEMTNSNIYHMDEKTRKKNKIEMLPGSLMESNAALVKDDVLCKILGEHVVSNLTRIAEMETESFNLAVHPWELDRYLATY